In Musa acuminata AAA Group cultivar baxijiao chromosome BXJ3-11, Cavendish_Baxijiao_AAA, whole genome shotgun sequence, one DNA window encodes the following:
- the LOC135653355 gene encoding general transcription and DNA repair factor IIH helicase subunit XPD-like has protein sequence MKFQIEDVTVYFPYEHIYPEQYEYMVELKRALDARGHCLLEMPTGTGKTVALLSLITSYSLSRAGDRPLKLLYCTRTVHEMEKTLAELRLLLSHVPPDLRRSLLALGLSSRKNLCINPTIVSAASRDSVDSACRRLTASWVRAAAAEDPAVPTCSFFEGFDRAASSSNASVMLPPGVYTLQDLRAFGRDKGWCPYFLARQTIRYANIVVYSYQYLLDPKVASIISKEMQRECVVVFDEAHNIDNVCIEALSVSIRRQTLEGATRNLNRMVQEIDRFKATDATRLRTEYNRLVEGLAQRGSLPITDAWLANPALPDDILKEAVPGNIRRAEHFLSVLRRLVQYLKGRLQTENVETEGPVAFVASVNSQAGIDQKMLRFCYDRLHSLMLTLEITDTDEFLHIQTICDFATLIGTYTRGFSIIIEPFDERMPHIPDPVLQLSCHDASLAIKPVFERFQSVVITSGTLSPIDLYPRLLNFNPVISRSFTMSLTRDCICPMVLTRGSDQLPVSTKFDMRSDPGVVRNYGRLLLEMVAAVPDGIVCFFVSYSYMDGIVNSWNEMGILQDVMQHKLVFIETQDVVETTLALDNYRRACDCGRGAVFFSVARGKVAEGIDFDRHYGRLVIMFGVPFQYTLSRILLARLEYLRETFQIKEGDFLTFDALRQAAQCVGRVIRSKADYGMMIFADKRYSRHDKRSKLPGWILSHLRDAHLNLSTDMALHIAREFLRRMAQPYDKAGSGGKKTLLTQEDIERMSGDAMELF, from the exons atgaAATTCCAGATCGAGGATGTGACGGTGTACTTCCCCTACGAGCACATCTACCCGGAGCAGTACGAGTACATGGTGGAGCTGAAGCGCGCTCTGGACGCGCGTGGTCACTGCCTCCTCGAGATGCCCACCGGCACCGGCAAGACCGTCGCCCTCCTCTCCCTCATCACCAGCTATTCCCTCTCCCGCGCCGGCGACCGCCCGCTGAAGCTCCTCTACTGCACCCGCACCGTCCACGAGATGGAGAAGACCCTTGCCGAGCTTCGCCTCCTCCTCTCCCACGTTCCCCCGGACCTCCGCCGCTCCCTCCTCGCCCTAGGCCTCTCCTCCCGCAAGAACCTATGCATCAACCCCACCATCGTCTCCGCTGCCTCCCGAGACTCCGTCGACTCCGCCTGCCGCCGCCTCACCGCCAGCTGGGTCCGCGCCGCAGCCGCCGAGGACCCCGCCGTCCCCACCTGCTCCTTCTTCGAGGGCTTCGACCGCGCCGCCTCTTCATCCAATGCCTCCGTCATGCTCCCCCCCGGGGTGTACACGCTCCAGGATCTCCGCGCCTTCGGCAGGGACAAGGGCTGGTGCCCCTACTTCCTCGCCCGGCAGACCATACGCTATGCCAATATCGTGGTCTACAGCTACCAGTATTTGCTCGACCCTAAGGTCGCCAGCATCATCTCCAAAGAGATGCAGAGGGAGTGCGTAGTCGTGTTCGATGAGGCCCATAACATTGACAATGTGTGTATCGAGGCTCTCAGCGTTAGCATTCGGCGGCAGACACTGGAAGGCGCCACCAGGAATCTCAACCGCATGGTCCAGGAGATCGATAG GTTCAAGGCGACAGATGCTACCAGACTGCGTACAGAATACAACCGTCTTGTAGAAGGTTTGGCACAAAGAGGAAGTTTACCCA TAACTGATGCCTGGCTTGCGAATCCTGCCTTGCCTGATGATATTTTGAAGGAGGCTGTGCCTGGAAATATCAGGAGAGCAGAACATTTCCTCTCTGTTTTAAGAAGACTAGTACAATATCTGAAAGGGCGTTTACAAACTGAAAATGTTGAGACAGAAGGGCCTGTAGCCTTTGTTGCTTCTGTGAATTCCCAGGCTGGAATTGATCAAAAAATGCTTAGATTCTGCTATGATCGCTTGCACTCTCTCATGCTTACGCTTGAAATAACTGACACGGATGAGTTCTTGCACATCCAGACAATTTGTGACTTTGCAACATTAATTGGAACATATACACGAGGCTTTTCAATAATCATCGAACCGTTTGATGAGCGAATGCCTCATATTCCTGATCCTGTGCTGCAG CTCAGCTGTCACGATGCTTCACTTGCTATAAAGCCTGTCTTTGAACGCTTCCAGTCAGTTGTAATTACTTCTGGGACTCTAAGCCCAATTGATCTCTACCCTCGTCTTCTGAATTTCAACCCAGTCATAAGTCGAAGTTTTACAATGTCTTTGACAAGAGATTGCATATGTCCGATGGTTCTAACTCGTGGAAG TGATCAGCTACCTGTAAGCACAAAGTTTGACATGCGTAGTGATCCTGGTGTTGTGAGGAATTATGGACGACTACTGCTGGAAATGGTTGCTGCTGTTCCAGATGGTATTGTCTGTTTCTTTGTCAGTTACTCCTATATGGATGGCATTGTCAACAGTTGGAACGAAATGGGAATATTGCAG GATGTGATGCAACATAAACTAGTTTTCATTGAAACTCAAGATGTAGTAGAGACTACATTAGCTCTCGATAACTATCGAAGGGCTTGTGACTGCGGAAGAGGGGCTGTCTTTTTTTCTGTTGCTAG GGGCAAGGTGGCGGAAGGTATAGACTTTGATCGTCATTATGGCAGACTTGTTATCATGTTTGGGGTTCCTTTCCAGTACACACTTAGCAG GATTTTGCTAGCTAGGTTAGAGTATTTGCGGGAGACCTTTCAGATAAAAGAGGGTGATTTTCTCACTTTTGACGCATTG AGGCAAGCTGCACAATGTGTTGGCCGTGTAATTCGTTCTAAAGCAGATTATGGGATGATGATATTTGCTGACAAAAG ATATAGTCGTCATGACAAACGCTCTAAGTTACCTGGATGGATACTGTCACATCTACGTGATGCACACCTCAACCTAAGCACAGACATGGCTTTGCATATAGCACGAGAG TTCCTTCGGAGGATGGCCCAGCCCTATGATAAGGCAGGCAGTGGTGGCAAGAAGACTCTCCTTACACAAGAAGATATAGAGAGAATGTCAGGTGATGCCATGGAGTTGTTCTGA